In the Luteolibacter rhizosphaerae genome, GGTTCTCGACCACGGTATCAATCCGGTGCCAAACCTCGTCTTCTTCGATCCAAGCGAAAACGGAGGTAACTTCGGTCGTCCGCAGGCCATTCTCTTCGATGATCCGGTAGCTCTGTCCGTCGCTCCCGGTCGAGACCATATCGCGGGTGTAGGTCGTGCCGCGCATCCCCATGGTGATGGTGCGGACACCGCCCAGATGATCTCCCGAGACCGCCGCAATCGGAAGATACTTTACCGTCTTGTAGGGCAGCGCTCCGGAATTGATCGTATACAGGGTGGACGGGTGAACCGGTGCCGCGAAATCGTTTATCTTGTAATAGCGGAGTTCCGTCCCTCCTCCGGAGACCGGATGAATATCGACCAATCCAGCGGCAGATGCGATCTGCTGCAACGCGCCTCCGCCATCCTCGACTTCTGCCAGAGTGCTATCCACCTCGGGATTCAAGAGATAGAGGTTCGAGGCAGACGCCAGACTCGGCGCAATCGGACCGGAGAGACCGATTGCTCCGACTTGGGTGCCCTGTCCGCCCGTGCCCAGATTGGTGGTGGAATAGAATGAAACCGGATTGATCGAAGCGGGCTGGCCGCCTGTTCCCGGTGCCACGTCCTGTGAACCGGCAGGAATACCGGGAGTGCCGCCTCCGACCGAGGTGCCGCCGGATCCGTCATCATCCGGTTCCTCGGTCTCTTCCTCGCTGGTCTCTTCGACGATGCGGACCTCGTAATCCACGGATTTCCCGTTGGAGAGCGCGAAGTTCAAGCCCTTGTTGATCGTATTGGATCTCGTCCACGGCCCGAATTCCGGTTCATCGGCGCGTCTGCTCCGGACCTCCAGCTTAACTCCGGAGCTGCAGCCTACCGGCGTCAGGGTGATTCTCATCGAACTCTCACAACCCGAAGGGAGCATATCCGAATTCGCCGTCGCTACTCCGGAGATCTTCGAACTCTTCCTCGCCTTCGCCACGACATCCGGCGGCGTGGAAACCACATCGCCCGGATCCGGCCCGGGGACTGATTGGGTTGCACCTCCGGTGAGGGAGACGGCAAGACTGCCATTCTTGATCGCGGCGGAAGCGCGGAACTCGATCTCTACCAGCCCGGCATCCGTGCAAGAGGATCCGCCGCACTGGGCAAAAGTGGCGGCAGTATTCCCCATCAAGAGGAAGAATGCGACTGCTGGTAAGCCCCAGACGCGAGCGAGTGACTTGGGAAGGGTCATGGGATTAAATTCTTGAATTCTGAAAAGGGATAGATTCGCGATTCTTAGCGTCGCTTTGGCTTTGGTCTGTCGGCACGGCCTGCCCAGATCTGGTGGCCGACCGTCGGGATCCGGAGTTGCGGGGAGGGAAGCTCCAATTCGAGGAGAACCACCTCGTTCTCGCCGTCCTTTGAAAGCCATGCCGCCGGCACGAAGATCGTGTTGCTGGGACCGGCGCTCCAGTAGCGGCCCAGGTTCCTGCCGTTCAGCCACACCACGCCACGCCCGAAGCCCCGCATATCGAGCCAGGTATCGACCGGCGTGTCACAGCGGAAGCCTCCCTTCAGCAGAGAAATGCCGGAGGGGGCGGCCTCGCTCTCTGCAATCACCCGGTAGTCCACCTCGGGAGGGCGGTCTGCGGGAATCACGCGGTGCCCCAGATAGTCCGGCTTGGCACCCGCGATCTCAGGCAGGCTTTCCAGCCCCTTCCGCTCGCCATCCATGACGCCGAAGTTCGCCCTGCCCATGTTCTCCACCAGGAAATCGATCCGATGGGCACCCTCGCCCGCCTTGATCGCGATCGGCTGGCCCTCGGCCGACCGACCACCCGTGCCCAAAAGCGATCCATCCATCAGGACCGACACCCGGTCCTTGACGAGCGAAAGATCCAAGCTCGTCTCGAAGGGTCCGGACATCGCGGCACGATAGAGGATGAATCCGTTGGCCAGACCCGCATCCTCCATGGATGGCAAGGGTGATTCCGCGGCTTCGGGAGCAAGGGCCGCGAAGAGATCCCCGCGCTGCTTGAACTCGATGGCACCGATCCCACCGGCAGGCACGGAAGCAGGGACCTCGGGCAAGGTTTCGTCCTTCAGATGCTTTGCAATGATCTGGCGGAAAGCATGGTACTTCTCGGTGGGACGGCCTGATTCGTCCAGAGGTGCATCGTAGTCGTACCCACAGGTGGTGGGCCGATAGCGGCTCCCTTCCAAATTGGCACCGGTCCACATTCCCCGGGTGGTGCCGCCATGGAACATATAGAGGTTGAACGAAGCCTTTCTCTCCATCATCCAGGCCAAAGCCTCGGACTTTTCCTGGAGGTTTACCCGATGGTGAGGACGCTGCCATTGGTCGAACCAACCGACCCAGAACTCCGCGGTGAAGAGAGGTTGGTCCGGGGCTACCTTCTCCAACTGGCGGAAGGCATCGCCGGCATCCCGCCCGAAGTTCACCGCCTTCACCATTCCCTGCATCCCGCCCTTCTCCAAAGCCTCCGACATTGCCATGTCGCAGGTGAAGAGCATCCCGCTATATCCACCGCCCCTGAGGGCCGATTGAAGCTCCTGGAGATAAGCCTGGTCCGCGGCGAAGTTCGCGTACTCGTTCTCCAGTTGGACCATGATCACCGGCCCTCCCTTTGAGATCGAAAGAGGCTCGATCATCACCGCCATGCGCTTGAGCCACTCCTTGGCCGGCGCGAGGTACCTGGCGTCGGTGCTGCGAAGCTTCACTCCCTTCTCGGCAAGGATCCACGCGGGGATGCCACCGAGATCCCATTCGGCACAGACATAGGGGCCGGGCCTAACAATGGCCTTCATGCCCTCCTCGCCGCAGATCCGGATGAACTGCGCCACATCCTTCTCGCCACTGAAATGGAACTCGCCGGGTTTCGCCTCGTGGTAGTTCCAGAACACATAGGTGCAGATCGTGTTCAGGCCCATGGCCTTCGCCATCCGGATCCGGTTCCGCCACTCTGCTGCCGGCACCCGGCTGTAGTGGATCTCACCCGAGCGGATCTGGAAGGGCTTGCCATCGAGAAGAAACTGCTTCTGCCCCACCTCGAAGGACCCGGCCTCAACCGGAGCGATCGCTCCAAAAAACATTGAAGCCACGCACGATGATGCGAGCCAGGCCGGGCGAAGGACTTTCGCTGCCTCGGCAGCAATCCCGCGGATCAGGAGACCAATCATGAGCTGGGCGAGTTCGGGCCGGGGATTCACTTCTCCAGAGGAGCCCACACGAAGATCTGCCCCGTGGCCGAGGGCAGCGGAATGGTCTCCGGCTCAAGGGGATTGGTATCGGAGGCGTCGGGTATACCATCGCCGTCGGTATCCGAATCCATCGGACTCGTCCCCAGATCGAACTCGTCTTCGTTGCTCAGGCCATCGCCATCCGCATCTCCGCTCGGAGTCGCAGAGATTGTTCCGAAGTGTTCCACCTCCCACCAGTCCGGCATTCCATCGCTGTCGTGATCGTATGGCACACGCAGTCGGATCGATTTCGGAACGGAAGTGGCGCTATTGAAGTCCAAGCCGATCTGGTTGATCTCGATGTCCCCGTAGCTGTCCGGCCTGAAGCTCCACGCAAAGGGCGCCATCGCATCCACATTCATCTCGATGCCTCTGGAGTAGAAGAAAGAGGAATCCATCGCAGCATCACCGAGGGCATAGGATCCGGAGATGATCACATCGCTGCCCATGGGGACCACCGTGGCATCCGCCGGGGACATGGTGAGGACGGGAGAGGCATGCTTCCGGTTCACACCGGGCACGACAATCGGCAGGCCCGGGATTGGAGCGACGTTATCGGCCAATGCACCGAAGGGGTTCCGCCCCCATGCGGAGATCCGGCCATCTTCCTTTAGCGCGAAGCTCGTGCCGCTGCCGTTGGTGATCGCTTTCGCACCATCAAGCCGGGTGACTTGCACCGGAGTGAGCTGATTGGTAACGCCGTCGTTTCCTATCTGACCCGCGCCATTGTAGCCCCATGCCCACACCGTTCCATCGCTCTTCAATGCCATGGAGTGAGAATACCCGGCCTTTACCGCCACAACATCTGTCAGAGTCCCTGCGCGCACCGGAGTGCTGCTGCTGCTCACGGTTCCATTTCCTAGATTACCGTAAGAGTTGATTCCCCATGCCCGGACCTCTCCGTTATTCACCGCCAAGGCATATGAGACACCCGCACTGATGGCGGTGACATTGCTCAGACCGGTGACTTTCACAGGTGAGAGGCGGGTGGTCGTGGTGCCATCCCCCACCTCTCCGGCGTAGTTTCCTCCCCAAGCCCAAACTTCGCCACTCTTCAGTGCGAGGCCGAAATAGTCGCCAGCGCTGACATCACTCACCCCCGAGGTGAGAGTTGAGACATTTACCGGGGTATTGGAGGATACCGCAGCCCCATTGCCGAGCTGTCCGTCGTATCCATAGCCCCAGCTTTTCACGGATCCATCGGCAAGGAGGGCGAGACTGTGGACACTTCCGGCGCTCACCTTGATGGCGTTGTTGATCCCGCTGACTGCGACGGGGACTGCCGAACCGTTATCGTTACCGCTTCCAAGCATTCCCTCCCAGCCCTCGCCCCAAGCAGCCACGCTTCCGTTAGACCGCCGCGCGAGCGAGAAGAAGTCTCCCGCGCTGACTTCCACCGCATCCGTGAGATTGGAAACGGGCACCGGGAAAGAACTGGCTCCCATATTACCATCCCCGAGCTTTCCTCCATTGGCTCCCCATGCCCAGACTCCGCCGTCCTGCCGCAATGCGAGGACATGCTCATATCGCGAGGAAATGGCACGCACAGGACCGAGCGCCGGAACTTGCTCCGGCACCTTCCGGTCTTGGGGCACCCCGTCACCAAGCTGACCGAAATCGTTGACGCCTGCAGCCCAAACGGTCCCGTCTTCAGTTACGACGAGAGAGAATGCACCGAGGGGAGCCGAGAGACCCTCCACATTCGATATCGCCGTGAGCTTCTGGGGAATGTCGGGGCTGTCCAAGGAACCAATTCCGAGCCGTCCGTCGTTGTTACTTCCCCACGCCCAAGCAGACTTGTCGGAACCACGAATCGCCATGGAAGTGAAATACCCGGCACTGATCTCAGTCACTCCGGTAAGATTTGACACGTTTACCGGGCTGGAGCTGCTTCCGTAGGTACCATTACCCAAGGCATGCCAGCCCCACGCTTTCACCGTGCCGTCGGTCATCCGCGCCAAGGTGTGATGAACACCGGATGAGATTTGGGCAACGCCTGTTAGCCCCGGGACCGTAGTAGGGGTAGATTTATGACCAATCACCCCAAGTCCTAGCTCTCCGACCCCCCCGGAGCCCCAGGCTTTCACCGACCCGTCTGAAAGTATCGCGAAAGTGTGGGAACCTCCCGCGGAAATACCCACAGCGCTCTGTCCGAGAGAAACGAGTTTAGGAAGATTCGAATCCGTCGCAGTGCCATCACCCAGTTGGTAGGTGTTGTTGCGACCCCAGGCATACATGACCCCACTGCCTAGCAGCGCTGTCGAAAATTCCGTTGCCGCATCAATATCAACAACCCCTGTCAAATAGGAGGATCCAGCCGCGTCCTTAACCTGTACGGCCAAGGAGCTGTTGGTATTGCTGCCCACCCCTAGCTGCCCGTAGTAGCCTGCTCCCCAAGCCCAGAGGGTGCCATCATCCTTCAAGGCAAGGCAATGGTTGCCGCCAGCGTCAATCTTCAAGATTCCGGTTAGAGGGCCGCTCGACGTCGAGACTTGGACCGGAGCGCTGCTATGGGTGGTGCTGTTATTGCCCAATTGCCCGGCGGAATTGTTACCCCATGCCCAGACGGTGCCGTCTTCTTTCAGCATCACGCTGTGGTAGATGCCGCCGGAGATGACCTTCTGCTCCGCCGCTGATGCGGAGGCAATGGTGAAAGACGCGACGAGACCAATCGCCGCTAGATTGAAGCCCAACAATGAGGAAGTCATGGTTCGCAAACGAAAAATTAGTGATCCGCGGGATCGTTTGGATTGGTTCCTACCTGCATTTCAGCAAGGTTGCTAACCCCATCACCATCAGGATCATCCGAATGAGATTGGTCGCGGAGATTGCCGAAATGCTGCCTCTCCCAATCATCGGGAAGACTGTCAGCATCGGAATCTTCGATCTCCCCGGCCGCCGATACCGGCTGGGCGGTGATTGCCCCGAGCACTACCACGCATGAGATTGCAACGGTTCGAGCAGCATTGGCCACGGACGCTAGTCCGAAGCGGCATGGAGAGGATCGCTTCATAACTATGCATGCGTTACGTAAAACTGCATCAATCGGTCAACCGCTATCGTCGGCCATCATCTGATATCACGGAAATTTGCGCGAAGTGTAAATACGCCGCCGGAGAAATGTCTGATTTCACTTCCCCTTATCTAACGATAATCCGTATTTTTGCGCAGCTGTATGACTTCGCTAGTTCGAATCCAGCCCTGCCCACCATCCCCTCTCCGAGAGGGTTCCGACGAAAAGAGGCATCCCCACCAAGGGATGCCTTTTTCGTGGCGGTGCACTGTCCCGGTACACTCGGTGATGCTGTCGCTCTCGATGCCGTCGGCGGCAAGTCGTCGATTCGCTCCCGGATCCCTGGCGGATGCGATCACATGGGTCGGCCGAGGAAGACACACAGGATTTTCGCGTCCTTCGAGCCGGGGTTGAAAACGCGGTGATCCACCTCGGCGTCAAAGTAGGCGGCATCACCTTCTTTCAAGACATGGCTCTCGCCGTTGTATTCGAAAGAGACACCGCCTTTCAGCACGATGAGGAACTCCTCGCCTTCGTGGGGCATGGCTTCGCGGCGTCCACCGCCTGCGGGGACATCAAGAACGAAAGGATCCATGTTCCGGTCCGGGCGGCCATGGGCAAGCGCGTGATAGCGGATGTCCGACTGATCCCGGTCGCGCTCGATCTCCTTCCGCTCCCCGGAGCGCACGATGCTCAGCTTCGGCTTGTCATCGAGCCCTTCGAAGAGCTCGGACATGCTCATGCCGAGGGCCTCGCACACCTTCGCGAGAGTGGGTAAGGAAGGAGTTACCCGGAAGTTCTCAACCTTCGAGAGAAGGCCCTTGCCAAGCCCCGAGATCTCCGCGACGCGATCGAGAGTGTAGCCCTTCGACATCCGGGCGGATCTGATCCGGGAAGCCAATTCAACAAGGTTCATTTCAGGAAACCCTCGCCGGAGCCTCGGGCAGGGTCAAGACCGGCCCGAGACCAGGCGAGGGATCTCGTCTCACGGAGAAACTGCGTCGAAGCGGAAAAAGCGTTTCGGCGCCGAAGTCCCGGACAATAAAAGCCGGAACTCACCGGCGCTGGCAGCCGCAGAGGCACCGGGACTCGCCGGTGTCAGCCCGCTCCAGCTACCACCGAGCAGCGTGGCTGAAGTGGCAGGCTTCAGTTTGAGAGTGAGCGTGTTGTCGGCTTGGTTTCGGGCGAGCACCGTATCGCCGGGCTGAGGGCCCGAGAGATTTGTCAGGATGTAGTCCACCGCAGCCGCCTGACTTGCCAAAGGATCGGTGAAGGTCTGCTGCACCTCCTCGCCGTCTTTGATCTGGTCGCCATCGGTATCCGGATCGTCGGGAACGGTCAGATAGACCACCAGCTCCTGGTAATTGGTAAGTCCGTCCTGGTCGTCATCGGCACTATCCTGCACCAGATTGGCGGTGATGGTGACCGAGGCAGCGACGGTATGCGTGAATCCTTCCGGCTGGCTGTTGAAAGGTGCCGCCCAGCCCGTAAAGATATACCCAAGCCCCGGTACCGCCTCGACGGTGATCTGCTCGTTCAAATTGTAGAGCCCGGTCCCGAATGCTTGTCCCCCGGCGGGATCGGAAGATTCCACGCTCACGAAGGCCTTCCCTGCTGCCGCCAGATTGTCATCCAGCGCTAGGGAACTCTGACCGCGCTGGTAGAGCTCGATCACCTCGTTGGTCTTGAGCGCCCGGGTCCAAATACCCACCTCGTCGATCATGCCATCGAAAACGCGGATACCACCGCGAGCTGCTCCGATGTTGAGCGATGCTAGATTCATGTTCGTGCTCGGGCTGGAGAGTGTGCTCCCTGCCTTCACCCCATCGATGAATACGTTCAGTTCGGTGTTCGATCCGTTCTGCGAGAAAACATGGGCCACGTGATGCCACTGTCCGTTGCTCACGCCGGTGTATGAACTGGTGGCATTCTCGCCGATCCACGAATTGTAAGCATCGCCATCCGCCGTCCCGGTCCCGAAGGACACGTCGAAGTTGGTAGCGCCTTCGAAGACGTAGTCGCGCAGGACATCCGCCGCCGTCCCGGTATTGTCGGCATCCGGAGCGAGAAAGAACCAGGCTGAGATCGTGAAGTTCGCTCCTAGTGTGGCAGAGTCCAAGGTAGGAATATTGAACCACCCGCTACCCGCAGTACCGGACGCATCGTTCTTGGCGAGGTTGAGAGCATTGCCCACCAGCAGATCGGAGCGATCAGTCGTGCTGGCAACTTCGGCACCGGCGAAGGTGGCACTACCCGCAAAACCGGCCCCGGTCCCCTCCGCCGGAGTTACACCATAGGTAGTGCCGTTGCCGTAGCTGCCGTTGTGGGTGGCTCCGCCGCCCACTTGGTTCGTGATGCCCGCCGTGCCGCTCGCTTCAAAGTCGTAGTAGGCGATGAGGTTGCTCGCAAGATCGGCCCGGGCAGGGGAAAGAGCGGCGATAGCTCCGAAGACGATCGGATAAAGTCGCATGGAGTTCATAGGAAGATTAAGGTTTATAGGGTTCTCAGATATCGGGCTCAGTTCCTTCTGCGGCGTAGGAGGGCTAGCAATCCGATGCCACCGATCAAGGCGCTGGAAGGTTCGGGAACGGGTAGACCTGAAAGTCCGCGCTGATAGACACTGTCCGGGTCCGGTCCATTGATTTCGTCCGCTGTAAGCGCACGGTCCCAGACCGCGATTTCGTCGAGCATGCCATCGAAGACCCGGATTCCATTGCGCGCGGCACCGAAGTTCAGCGAGCTGAGGTTCATGTTGGCAGTCGGCGCGGTTATCGTCGTGCCGACTTGGCTTCCGTCGATGAAGACCCTCAGCTCGGTATTGGAACCGTTCTGCGTGAAAGTATGGACCACATTGTGCCACTGCCCGGTGGTGAGGCTGGAGGTCGAGGTGGAAGCACCTTCGCCAACCCAAGAAACGAAGGTGCTTCCGGCAGCGGCATTCGTGCCGAAAGAAGCATCGAAGTTATTGCCGCCCTCGAAGACGTAGTCCCGCAGGATGTCGCTGCTCGTGCCGGTGTTGTCGGCATCCGGAGCCAGCATGAACCAGGCGGATATCGAGAAGTTCCCACCGAGAGCCGTGCTGTTCAAGCTGGAGACATTGAACCAGCCGCTTCCGGCAGTGGAGCTCGCATCATTCTTTGCCACATTCAGCGCATTACCGACCAGCAGGTCGGAGCGGTCGGTGGAATTGGCTGGTTCCGCGCCTGCGTAAGACGAGCTACCGGAGAATCCGGCACCGGTTCCAGCAGCTGGAGTGACCCCGAAGGTCGTCCCGCTGCCGTAGCTGCCGTTGTGGGTGGCTCCGCCACCCACTTGGTTTGCAATACCTGCCGTGCCGGTCTGATCGAAGTTGTAGTAGGCGATCAAACCGGTGGTGAGCGCAGCTTGGCTGCTGCTGACAAGCGCCGCGAAGGCACCGATACAAAAGAGCTGGTTCATGATTGGGAGATGTCTGTTTTCAGCGATTCGTAGTGCGCAGGATGTAGCTGTTCACCGTGTTCGAGGGCGCAGGGAAGCTCAGGTTCCACCCGTCCCCGGAAGGAGTGATCGAGGCGGATGGCGAGCTCAGATTGATCGGTTGAAGCGGCCCCTGACCCGCCGTGCCGCTCAAGGACAGGAAGAGACCGATCTCGCCGTTCGCGGGATTTCGCTCGACCCGGGGAGAAGAGAGCGCGATCACACCGGCTTGATTCGGCGAGAGATTGCTTCGCACGAAACTGACCAGCAAGGCGTCGCTGCTTGTGGGACTTGTTCCCGTGATCGTCACTTCGTCGCCGTCGGGAATCTCGTCGCCGTCGCTATCCGCATTGTTGGGTTCGGTTTGATAGACGACAGCCTCCTCATAGTTGGTCAGACCGTCTCCATCGGAATCAGCCGTGTCCTCGCTGAAAGTGGCGCTCGCAGTTACACTCGCGCTCGCAACGTAAGTGAAGGAAGCTGGCTGCCCGGTGAAGCCATCGCTCCAACCTGTGAAAACGTAGCCCGGCCCGGCCGAAGCGACAATCGGCACGCTGACACCTGCACTGTAGAGCCCGCTCCCGCTCACTGTTCCTCCGGTCGTTGGACTTGCACTGAGGGCGATGTGATATTTGACGGAGGTCAAGGTCTCTCCCTGCTCGCCACGTTGGAAGGTCTCGAGCGCCTCTGCTCCACTCAAGGTCCGGTTCCAGATTGCGACCTCGTCGATCGCGCCGTCGAACCAACGGTCATTCGCCGTCCGGTAGGTTCCGATGTGAAAGCCGTTGGCGGAGCCCAATGTATTTCCGGCTGGAATCACCATGGTGTTTCGCAAAACACCGTCGATGTAGATGGTGATCGAACCGGCCGCCTCGGCGGTGGCGGGAATCGAGGCAAGCACCACTTGATGCCAAGTGTTGGCGGTCGCGGTGTCGGCGAGCTGGAAATCCGCCGAAGTATCCGTGCCCGGGACTACATCGGCGAAGGCCTGATGATTCGTGTTCGCGGTGTTACTTGCCTCGCGCAGGCCGAACGAGATCGGAAAGCTACCCGAAGTTTCAAAGACCATGAAGCGACCGGTCGGGGCAAGGTCAGCCCGATACCATGCACTCACCGACCAAGGCTGGTTGGGATCGACGATGCTGGTTACATCCAGGTAGTCGCCCGCACCGTCGAGAACCAACGAGCCGGTCCCCACCTTCACGGCCCCTCCGGCAATCGCAGCGTTCCCTTGAAGCACCCCGTTGTAGGCGGTTCCGCCGCTGGCCGACGCATGATTTGCAGTTCCGCCTTCAAAGTCCCAGTAAGCGACCAAACTGTCGGTAATCGCCGCTGGCGCTAACATGGATCCCGCTATGGAGATCGTCAGAAGTGAAGAGAGATTCTTCATAAGAAAACAAGATGTTGCTAGGTTTTGTCTTTTTTTCGCTTTAGAGAAACCTCCCGATACGATCGTGACGATAGACAGGAAAGGGGATCAAAACCTCGATCTTGGCTGGTCCCCCGTCGTGAGCAGGGAGAGCTATCGGCGGAAGGGGAGTAGCGGGACCCCAACTTGGTGCCCCTTTAACTGTGGAAAATTTGAATCAGAATTGTTTCTGGATCAATTATAAAGTTTCCTTATGGCAACTTCGTGACCCAAGTTGACGAATTGTGAAGCAATCTTCCGCCGATCAGCAATGCCGGGGCGGAATGGCCTCAAGGATTCACCCTGAAGCGATAAAAGGAGGGGGCGGATGGGGGAGATGAAACAGAGAAGATAAAGTCGCCTGAGAACACATCGGCAGCAATTCCCGTAGAAGGTGCCAGCTCGGACCAGTTGGACAGATCATGTGAATGCTCTGCGGATATGCGGAGGCTCAGCGAGCCCAGCGAGGGATGCGAAAATGCAAGTGGTGTCGCCAATGATCCTGGAGAAACAAGCTCGCGGATGTAGTCATACAGGACCGAGTCATTCGACTGGGGATGAGTGCCGGCCGACCTTTCCAGCCACGCCGGGACAGAGTCCAGATCGGCATCCGCAAGCGCATCCTCGGCATCGGCCGGATTGAGGCTGTGCAAGAGTTCCCACCAGTCTTCGAGCGTGTCTCCGTCCGTATCCGCGGCGGATACCCCGGTAGGCAACGCGGAAGGAGAACCTCCCTGATAGATCCCGGCGATTTCCGATTGCCCGAGTGCTCTTGACCACAGGGCGACTTCATCGATCAAGCCGTCAAAATTCCTCCCGGTGCCGCTGCGATGGCCGCCGATGATAAGACCGGCCGTTTCAGCGGCAGGACCAGGAGCGGGAAATTCGTGGTCCGCGACCTCGTTCCCGTCCACGTAAAGCCTCAGGCGATTGCTATCGAAAGTCACCGCCACGTGAGCCCAGCGGTTCGTAAACAGCTCGCGGCTCAGCTCGCATGCGAATGGTCCTCGCGCAAGCGGGGTGGGTTGCGCAGTGCTTGCGCTGCCTGCCGCTTGGAGAGTGACCGTATGAAGCTCCAGATTGATCTTCGACGCATCGTCGGAAGCGCTGCGGAAACCGGCGGACAAAACATAACCCGCGGCACTGGAGCCGCCCAGCGCGCTTTCGAGCAGGAAGTAGCGGTCGTCGCTGCCGTGAGCCGGTAAAGAGGCTGGCTTGCACCAGAGCGAGTAGGTGTGCCCCGCACCGTTGTCATCCAGCGGGTTCCGCCCGGCGCGCTCGGGCAAGGCTGGCGAGTCATCGAGCGTCTGGCGCCCGATACGGAGGTATTGCTGCTGGCCCCGGGAGAACGATACCGCGCCGCCGCGAATACCGCCGTCGGCCACCACCGGGGCTCCATTGACAGGAGTCGCGTCGAAGCGGCTTCCAAGGACACTCCGGTTGTTAAAGTCGCCATCAAAGGACCAGTACGCCCTCAGGTCGCGCCCGAGCCCCTCTCCTTCCTTGGGAGTCAGTTGATCGTAA is a window encoding:
- a CDS encoding RCC1 domain-containing protein, encoding MTSSLLGFNLAAIGLVASFTIASASAAEQKVISGGIYHSVMLKEDGTVWAWGNNSAGQLGNNSTTHSSAPVQVSTSSGPLTGILKIDAGGNHCLALKDDGTLWAWGAGYYGQLGVGSNTNSSLAVQVKDAAGSSYLTGVVDIDAATEFSTALLGSGVMYAWGRNNTYQLGDGTATDSNLPKLVSLGQSAVGISAGGSHTFAILSDGSVKAWGSGGVGELGLGVIGHKSTPTTVPGLTGVAQISSGVHHTLARMTDGTVKAWGWHALGNGTYGSSSSPVNVSNLTGVTEISAGYFTSMAIRGSDKSAWAWGSNNDGRLGIGSLDSPDIPQKLTAISNVEGLSAPLGAFSLVVTEDGTVWAAGVNDFGQLGDGVPQDRKVPEQVPALGPVRAISSRYEHVLALRQDGGVWAWGANGGKLGDGNMGASSFPVPVSNLTDAVEVSAGDFFSLARRSNGSVAAWGEGWEGMLGSGNDNGSAVPVAVSGINNAIKVSAGSVHSLALLADGSVKSWGYGYDGQLGNGAAVSSNTPVNVSTLTSGVSDVSAGDYFGLALKSGEVWAWGGNYAGEVGDGTTTTRLSPVKVTGLSNVTAISAGVSYALAVNNGEVRAWGINSYGNLGNGTVSSSSTPVRAGTLTDVVAVKAGYSHSMALKSDGTVWAWGYNGAGQIGNDGVTNQLTPVQVTRLDGAKAITNGSGTSFALKEDGRISAWGRNPFGALADNVAPIPGLPIVVPGVNRKHASPVLTMSPADATVVPMGSDVIISGSYALGDAAMDSSFFYSRGIEMNVDAMAPFAWSFRPDSYGDIEINQIGLDFNSATSVPKSIRLRVPYDHDSDGMPDWWEVEHFGTISATPSGDADGDGLSNEDEFDLGTSPMDSDTDGDGIPDASDTNPLEPETIPLPSATGQIFVWAPLEK
- a CDS encoding cupin domain-containing protein, with product MNLVELASRIRSARMSKGYTLDRVAEISGLGKGLLSKVENFRVTPSLPTLAKVCEALGMSMSELFEGLDDKPKLSIVRSGERKEIERDRDQSDIRYHALAHGRPDRNMDPFVLDVPAGGGRREAMPHEGEEFLIVLKGGVSFEYNGESHVLKEGDAAYFDAEVDHRVFNPGSKDAKILCVFLGRPM
- a CDS encoding LamG domain-containing protein → MNSMRLYPIVFGAIAALSPARADLASNLIAYYDFEASGTAGITNQVGGGATHNGSYGNGTTYGVTPAEGTGAGFAGSATFAGAEVASTTDRSDLLVGNALNLAKNDASGTAGSGWFNIPTLDSATLGANFTISAWFFLAPDADNTGTAADVLRDYVFEGATNFDVSFGTGTADGDAYNSWIGENATSSYTGVSNGQWHHVAHVFSQNGSNTELNVFIDGVKAGSTLSSPSTNMNLASLNIGAARGGIRVFDGMIDEVGIWTRALKTNEVIELYQRGQSSLALDDNLAAAGKAFVSVESSDPAGGQAFGTGLYNLNEQITVEAVPGLGYIFTGWAAPFNSQPEGFTHTVAASVTITANLVQDSADDDQDGLTNYQELVVYLTVPDDPDTDGDQIKDGEEVQQTFTDPLASQAAAVDYILTNLSGPQPGDTVLARNQADNTLTLKLKPATSATLLGGSWSGLTPASPGASAAASAGEFRLLLSGTSAPKRFFRFDAVSP
- a CDS encoding LamG-like jellyroll fold domain-containing protein: MLAPAAITDSLVAYWDFEGGTANHASASGGTAYNGVLQGNAAIAGGAVKVGTGSLVLDGAGDYLDVTSIVDPNQPWSVSAWYRADLAPTGRFMVFETSGSFPISFGLREASNTANTNHQAFADVVPGTDTSADFQLADTATANTWHQVVLASIPATAEAAGSITIYIDGVLRNTMVIPAGNTLGSANGFHIGTYRTANDRWFDGAIDEVAIWNRTLSGAEALETFQRGEQGETLTSVKYHIALSASPTTGGTVSGSGLYSAGVSVPIVASAGPGYVFTGWSDGFTGQPASFTYVASASVTASATFSEDTADSDGDGLTNYEEAVVYQTEPNNADSDGDEIPDGDEVTITGTSPTSSDALLVSFVRSNLSPNQAGVIALSSPRVERNPANGEIGLFLSLSGTAGQGPLQPINLSSPSASITPSGDGWNLSFPAPSNTVNSYILRTTNR
- a CDS encoding thrombospondin type 3 repeat-containing protein, which produces MANAARTVAISCVVVLGAITAQPVSAAGEIEDSDADSLPDDWERQHFGNLRDQSHSDDPDGDGVSNLAEMQVGTNPNDPADH
- a CDS encoding LamG domain-containing protein — its product is MNQLFCIGAFAALVSSSQAALTTGLIAYYNFDQTGTAGIANQVGGGATHNGSYGSGTTFGVTPAAGTGAGFSGSSSYAGAEPANSTDRSDLLVGNALNVAKNDASSTAGSGWFNVSSLNSTALGGNFSISAWFMLAPDADNTGTSSDILRDYVFEGGNNFDASFGTNAAAGSTFVSWVGEGASTSTSSLTTGQWHNVVHTFTQNGSNTELRVFIDGSQVGTTITAPTANMNLSSLNFGAARNGIRVFDGMLDEIAVWDRALTADEINGPDPDSVYQRGLSGLPVPEPSSALIGGIGLLALLRRRRN
- a CDS encoding glycoside hydrolase family 35 protein, yielding MFFGAIAPVEAGSFEVGQKQFLLDGKPFQIRSGEIHYSRVPAAEWRNRIRMAKAMGLNTICTYVFWNYHEAKPGEFHFSGEKDVAQFIRICGEEGMKAIVRPGPYVCAEWDLGGIPAWILAEKGVKLRSTDARYLAPAKEWLKRMAVMIEPLSISKGGPVIMVQLENEYANFAADQAYLQELQSALRGGGYSGMLFTCDMAMSEALEKGGMQGMVKAVNFGRDAGDAFRQLEKVAPDQPLFTAEFWVGWFDQWQRPHHRVNLQEKSEALAWMMERKASFNLYMFHGGTTRGMWTGANLEGSRYRPTTCGYDYDAPLDESGRPTEKYHAFRQIIAKHLKDETLPEVPASVPAGGIGAIEFKQRGDLFAALAPEAAESPLPSMEDAGLANGFILYRAAMSGPFETSLDLSLVKDRVSVLMDGSLLGTGGRSAEGQPIAIKAGEGAHRIDFLVENMGRANFGVMDGERKGLESLPEIAGAKPDYLGHRVIPADRPPEVDYRVIAESEAAPSGISLLKGGFRCDTPVDTWLDMRGFGRGVVWLNGRNLGRYWSAGPSNTIFVPAAWLSKDGENEVVLLELELPSPQLRIPTVGHQIWAGRADRPKPKRR